GTATCAGGTAAACGCCAAATTCCTCACGCAGACGGACAACCTGCGCTTCGCTGAAACCGGTGTAGCTGAACATCCCGCGCTGTTGCAGCAGGTAGTCAAAATTACGGCCCGGCAAGGCGGTTTTCAGACTGTCGACCAGCGTGTGGCGCATTTCGAGAATACGGGTACGCATTTGCTCGACTTCGGCTTTCCACTGGGCATTCAGCGCGCTGTCGCTCAGGACTTTCGCCACTACTTTTGCGCCGAAGCTTGGCGGGCTGGAGTAGTTACGGCGCACGGTGGCTTTCAGTTGCCCCAGTACACGTCCCGCCGCATCGCTGTCTTCACAGACCACAGACAGGCCGCCGACACGTTCGCCGTACAGGGAGAAGATTTTCGAGAAGGAGTTGCTGACGAAGCAGTTCACACCTGCCGCAGCCATCGCGCGGATGGCGTAAGCGTCATCGTCAATGCCCGCGCCAAAGCCCTGATAAGCGATGTCGAGGAACGGGATCAGCTCACGCTGTTTGGTGATTTCAATCACCTGATCCCACTGCGCTGGCGTCAGGTCAGAACCGGTCGGGTTGTGGCAGCAAGGGTGCAGCAGCACAATGCTTTGCGCTGGCAAGGTTTTCAGGCGGTCAATCATCGCCGGGAAATTTACCCCCAGCGTCTCCGGGTCAAAGTACGGATAGGTATGCACTTTGAAGCCTGCGCCTGCAAAGATAGCCACGTGGTTTTCCCAGGTCGGGTCGCTCACGTAAACTTCTGAATTCGGGAAATAAAACTTCAGGAAATCAGCACCGACTTTCAGTGCGCCGGAACCGCCGACGGTCTGAATGGTCGCAATACGCTGTTGTTTCAGCGCCGGATGATCGGCACCAAACAGCAATTCCTGAATGCCTGCGCGGTATGCGGGCAGACCTTCCATTGGCAGATAGACTGACGCGGCCTGTGGCCCGGCGTTCAGTTGTTGCTCTGCATTTTCCACTGCCGCCAGTTGCGGAATAATACCCTGCTCGTCGTAATAAAGACCGATGCTCAGGTTTACCTTATCTTGTCTCGGATCGGTCTTGAAGCTTTCCATCAGCGACAAAATCGGGTCACCGGCATAGGCATCGACATGTTGGAACACGGTATACATCTCCTTGGTTTGGTTAAGTGGCGCTGCGATCCACATCCGGCAACCCGGCGCATCGCAACTGTTTCACAGACTATCAAAGTTCGTTAAAAAAGATGACAACTATGTTGTCGATTTTCGGGCACTCATTGCGTATCAAACCGTCCGTTCGCCTGAGATGCTGATCCGCTCACATCAACTACGATCACATGGACATCTCATTCTTCCCGGAGCAAACCAATGACAACTCAACACTCACTGCAAGGTAAAGCCGCTTTCGTTCAGGGCGGTTCACGCGGCATCGGTGCCGCCATCGTTCAGCGTCTGGCCCGCGAAGGCGCCAGCGTGGCCTTCA
This window of the Rahnella aceris genome carries:
- a CDS encoding amino acid aminotransferase, producing the protein MFQHVDAYAGDPILSLMESFKTDPRQDKVNLSIGLYYDEQGIIPQLAAVENAEQQLNAGPQAASVYLPMEGLPAYRAGIQELLFGADHPALKQQRIATIQTVGGSGALKVGADFLKFYFPNSEVYVSDPTWENHVAIFAGAGFKVHTYPYFDPETLGVNFPAMIDRLKTLPAQSIVLLHPCCHNPTGSDLTPAQWDQVIEITKQRELIPFLDIAYQGFGAGIDDDAYAIRAMAAAGVNCFVSNSFSKIFSLYGERVGGLSVVCEDSDAAGRVLGQLKATVRRNYSSPPSFGAKVVAKVLSDSALNAQWKAEVEQMRTRILEMRHTLVDSLKTALPGRNFDYLLQQRGMFSYTGFSEAQVVRLREEFGVYLILSGRVCMAGLNHHNVKQVAEAFAAVQ